GTCTCCTCTCTACGCGAGcgcggagaaacgaaggcttCGAGATGCTACGCCCCCCGAGAGCCCCTACGCGTGTCTTGTGCCCACCGCCAGCTGCAGCCTCTTTCGTgggcgtttctctcgtcggAAGACTTGCTTCTGGCGTCTCCTCTCACCTGGAGTCTTATggatttctcttcttcttccagtcTGTTTTTACCCTGAACTTTCTCGATTTGTTGAAGAGCCTTCGCGAGACGCTCCTTCTCCTGTGCTCGCAGCTGGTTTCTGCGCTCTTCTGCGCTCTGCATTTTCTTCTGCAAATTCGCCTATCAAAacaagcagcagagacactgcCTCAGCTTCAGTCCCGAGATACTCCACGTTCTCTCATACTCCTTCGTGAGGCTCCAGCTCGACGCCCATGCCTCGACTTCCTCCACGCCTCGAAGGCGGCCACCCGGGGTCGTACGCACACCGCAAATGCACAGGGTAGACACGCAGGAGTTTGCAGAgcccagaagaaaacggtTTCTTGACGAAAACGAAACCTTGCTGCCTTGTGCCATCTCCGACGGAAATCGCCGTTGCTCCCACATGAGAATCCCTTCAAAAAAGCCGGGGCGCCTCGGGATCGGTGCAGGAAGATCTGAGCGAGTCCAGATACGAGTGAACATGTGCATTTGCGCGAGGCGGAAGTTGGTTGGGAGATCTTCTCACCTGAATGCCCTCGATTCTGTTTGCGAGGTTTTCTTCCGCTCGTCTCTGGTGGAGAGCAACGGGATCGAcatcgagagaaaacgaatcTCCGCCACATTCCTCTTCGGTTTCGAGGCCTGGGGTCGAGTTTTCAAGGAAGTCGAGCGCACGCTTGTCGAGGCGATTTACGCGGAGTTCCAAACTCTTTGCCCGTTCTTCCTCGGTCTTTCGGATCCGCTCCACGACCGCAACGCGGctgcgagaaagaaaaatggACACTCAGAGAAATCCTGCAAACCCCCTTCTCCTTGCCCGCATCCCGATGCTTGTACACCCGGATAACAGGCCGCACACGTGGCGATCGACGATTCCTGTCCAGCAGGTCTCGGGATGTCTGCGGACGAGAGGGCGAGTCCTTAAACGATGAAATCTGTCGCCAGATACACTGGGGGAAAGATCAATCGTTTCTCATTCCATGACGCATGCGAACCTTTCGACAAAACAGAGGCAGTTCTCCACAGAATACGATATATACAGAGTGATGCCTCGTGCTGCGTCGAGCGAAATCTTCACCAAAGACGCGTCTGTGTACATCCAACCAATTAGATTCACACAGATCCCCATGCACACCTAGAGATGTATGCACAAGTATGTACCCATACAAAATATAATGTCaaaggcgcatgcacggaaGTGAAAACCGACACACCAGACGATGTGCACATGCTTACGCATGCGCCTGTAAATGTGTATAAAtgtgtgtatacatgcaCGCAGATAAATGCAGACAAGCGTACCTAGATGCGTGGACACTTAGAGCGGTGTATATCGACAGCTTGATAGATCTGTACCTATAAAGATGTATGGAACCCTACGAAGAGAATAAGAAGAGTGAATTTTCACCAGGTTGACAGATGACAGTGAGATGTACCGTTCAAGAAACTTTCTCGCGATCACGCGGCGTCGGCGCAGGTGCTCCTCATGGCGTTCGcgcgcgcgtttctcgcgctcGACAAGCGATGACTGTCTAGACAGCCGCTTTCGCTTGGTCTCCAAACGCGCTGTCACACGTTCGTGGATACTCACAGAGAGCTCGCTTTGGCTGCAGAGACTCTgaaaagcagcagaaagagatGGAGAGCTCGCGCGTACACAAACAGGCCTGAAAAcggcagaaaggagaagagaaactcacAAGTCCGCAACTGGCAAGCCCTCACACGCTCTCTGCAGATACTCAAGGGCGTTGTGAGGTGCCAAACCAATATATACACCCGAGAGCAAGAAAGGATTTGCctggaggaggaagaaggctaCACACTTTGTCGAAGcaggaggacgagaaagcagaagaaagggaagaaaactgAGAGTGACAAGGTGTACAGtccaaacagagagaagtaAACGGCGCAAGTGCCTCACGCGTtttcgacggagaagaaaggtaTCTATGAATTTTTgtacagagacgaaaagaatcTGAAGATAGACGGAACGtgcagcaagaagaagagcaccTCTTCATCTGCCCTCCCTCGACGCAAGCGGTGTTTCACGACCCCCCCGGAAACAGACTCTTTCCAGTTATCAACAAGTCCGTGAACACAGAAGTCCGTGCAGGCAGCAAGGGCGTCAAAACAGACACGGCGATTCACACTGAGATTCCGGCAGCGATTGATACATGTGGAGTACGGAACCGGCCACAGAGTCGTCCCCTAGCGAGCATGCAGACGAAGGCCCCTCCACTTCTGCATACGAATGTGTATCTCACAAAGTCTTAAACTCTACGGCTCGAGCTGATCTGATGTAGCTGTCTCTTTGGTGTATACGGACGGCTGGCTGCTGGATTGTGTCTTTGAGGAAGCTTGTCTCAGGAACGAATTAACTTGATCTTGGTAGATATTCTTACAAACGGAGTCACGCATGTTTAGAGAGCATattctgtgcatgcagtgaaacTCGATTCGACAACACGATTTCCACCTTCCCCTCGGGGCCCaatctctcttttctctttacCCCTGACTCTCCTTCGAACCTGCGGAGTCCATTTTCCCGACGAACGCTTTCAGAAAAATCAACAACTTCCGTGCACACTCCttgcggagaaggaaaacctGTCTGGTTCGTAAAAAAACCACGGTTGGACTGATGGACGGCTTGTCAGCTGTTAAGTTAGACAAAGAAGTTCCAACGTTACGGACGTTTCCTTGACTCGCGACCCACGGGTGTCGGATGGTGTGTCTTTTAGCGAAAAAGCGCCGTGCAATAGGCCTGTGGAGTACTAACCATTTTTTTAGACAGGATCAGTCACCAgcttttctggggagtatatactacgagttcgactactggtttagatcttgacAGTTTTGGTTTACCGGATGTGTGCGTACTTAGAACCGTTATGCCATCAACATCTGTCCATCGCTTTACACACAAACACTCGGCCGGTCTCCGAGGCTGTTATCCAGAGAAACTGATGGGAGAAAAGATCCACATTCgagaagagactggagaCCTCATTCGCTTTTTCTACAAGGTTTTCCACGGCGGCACTAGGACGACTTGCGAGTCGCGGACCACTGGACGTCGGCGAGTCCCTTTTATCCGGGTTTTCTCCGGGTCTGcagcgaaaaggaaagacagcGTCGGCCTGTCGGAGTTCGGAGCACGACTTTGTTTCTCACCTGGAATTTCACGACGTAACCGCTGGCCATTTCCTGTTCGTCGAGGAGGACGAAGTCCTCCATCGAGTGACTTCGAGAAGCGTCGGGAGAGACAGTTTGACTGCCGGTAACAGCAGCATCCACAGGTTTGTGTTGCATCTTGGATGCCTTTCCCCAAAGACAACTTGTGTAGGTAGGTCGTTGCTGACAGAAAAGCACATCTACGTGAAAGCCTTTCGCCCGTAGGAGCCGAGTCTAAAGAAGTTTCGAATCCCGTGAGGCAGACCCTCGAAAATCCTCATCTACGCACTCTGTCGTTGCCCGGGTACGCAACCAGCAGCGGGCGCCGCGTTCGGGGAAAGGGCGGATTCGCTGGTCAGAGACTTGTGCAACGTCCACAATTGCCAAGAAAATTTCCTTTTTCAGACAAGAAATGCAACCCTTCGCTACATACACCTAGTGGTCGCACCATGCGGAAACGCTCGCTGTTCAGCGGATCGGTGAATTCCCGGAATTCCGTCACACCCTTGCAAGGCAAGAGGAAACTCCCAAGCCCAGCACGGGAAAAATCGAGCACGCAAGTCGCTGAAAAATGCACTGACACGCAAGTGTTCGCGGAGGGAAACGCGGCGTTGTTTGCGCGCTTCTAGTTGAtccagaaaaggaaaggtaGTGGATTGTAACTAACTTGCAGATAGTGGAAAGAGTTGGAGGGTGGACTGCGCAGAGGCGTGTTGTCTGGGTGGGCACCCACACGTCCACACTGTCAGATGCAGCTGCTAGCGAAACGAGAGAATTCATTGAACGGGGTCAGAAAGTTTGCGGAGACACCGTTCTCTGAAAAGGTTTCATGGGATAAGAAAGACAAGCCAAATCCTGCGGTGCACTTCTCTAAATCCGTGTGGCGTCTGCCGGGGTCTTGCAGCCGACAGTTTTGTCTACCTTC
This genomic interval from Toxoplasma gondii ME49 chromosome VIIb, whole genome shotgun sequence contains the following:
- a CDS encoding hypothetical protein (encoded by transcript TGME49_263570), which codes for MQHKPVDAAVTGSQTVSPDASRSHSMEDFVLLDEQEMASGYVVKFQSLCSQSELSVSIHERVTARLETKRKRLSRQSSLVEREKRARERHEEHLRRRRVIARKFLERRVAVVERIRKTEEERAKSLELRVNRLDKRALDFLENSTPGLETEEECGGDSFSLDVDPVALHQRRAEENLANRIEGIQANLQKKMQSAEERRNQLRAQEKERLAKALQQIEKVQGKNRLEEEEKSIRLQEKLEEAEKRRKQLLEEESTRRKQKWEEKREIILAREMEMEEKKKSLEERVELAIERKHKIIEETKLTLQKKITEAEEQVSRNRTEMERRLQELAEKMSQKQEKAEQLRETLMKKKKSASPSATLRTLQAETSPFSCDDRQDLATSETGTALEEEVTVN